The Stigmatopora nigra isolate UIUO_SnigA chromosome 23, RoL_Snig_1.1, whole genome shotgun sequence genome includes the window TCGCAGTCATATTTTTCCTCACAGGATGTGTCGAGAAATTTGCAACGGCCGAAATCGTGTCACTGAAGTCGGTTGCATTATTtgacatacatttaaaaaagaaaaaatctcaagaagCCTTGCgtcaaaaagctttttttattcAGGGATTTAACAATACTTTACATACTTAACATACTTTAACAATTaacatactttactttgtacttatactttttactttttactttattttgtacttatacttttactttaatgatgagtgatgagtatgttaatacttgagtccttttttctctttattttgtactgttaacggatgcacttttttatatgtatcgtatcttgggTGCCTCTGCAGTAAAGTGAAACAACATTTGATAATTTTGATTATATCTTACAATACATTGCCATTTGGTCAAGTCATAAATTTAACACCATCCAGTTCCTGAATTACTTCAACAATTTGCTTTGAAGCTAGCGTGACCGTACTCCCGCGGCGGGCACTGCCCATACCAGCTCTCCCAGTCGGGGCCGCAATAGTTTTGCGTGGACGGGTCGGCCGGAGTCCCGTGCGACACCCGACCCAAACCCAACCGGTGCAAGACTTCTGGGTTGAACTGGTAGGTGAGTTTACGTCGCACTTTGACGATCTCGCCAGTACGGCCGTAGTTGCGCAGGGCCCGCGCCATTTTCTGGTAAGTCATAGTCTTGCGGTTGCCTTTGCGCTCACCCCAGGATTTCGCCAGACGTTCTTTATTCTTGGAAACGAAGTGGAAAGTACCGCTTTGGCTGTCGCTCCATTGGATGGTGTCGCCCATGTCGGGATCGTGAAGAGCTTCGTGGAGGTACTCGTACAGGCGCAGCTTCTTGCGACCTGCATCATTTAAGACAAACACTGTCAACtcaagccagtggcagtagctgtgtccactcttatttgttttccgtgttttacagcccatctatcttttttaaatgacattttaatatttcttaatacattcctttttacttgactttgtactttatactttttactttaatgatgagtgataagtatgttaatactttagtccctttttctgtttatgtttcatatgtactgttaacggatgcacttttttatatgtatcctatcttgtgctgacttggcccatctgtcaaatttttaaagtcaatgtggcccccccgaGCCCAAAATTTTGCCCACCCCCACCCTAGACCCTTTAAgctcattttataaaaaaaaggaaatgcatattatatttattcattgtcaCTTCTTTATCAAATTTTCTCAATTCCTCCATTGCTTTGGTATCAGCATAAATCAGTACTTGGTAAATCCATGGattttaatacttcttaatacattccttcatacttgactttgtactttatattttttacttcaacGATGAGTGacaagtatgttaatactttagtccttttttctgttcatgtttcatatgtactgttaacggatgcacttttttatatgtatcctatcttatgctaacccggcccatctgtcacatttttaaactcaatgtAGCCCCCCAAcgagcccaaaagtttgccaacccctggcccagaccaacaaaaaattcgGGAACATTACCCATCACCAATTGCAACTTACCCCTATTCCTCTGTGGAGGCACGTTGAGTCGTTGAGACGAGTAAAAGTTAACCGGTTCGCTTTGGACTGAAGACATTTCGGGCAACACCTGTGACCACATTTGCTGCTGCCAAAATAATAGTTCCAGTCATATTTAAAGTCATacatatgtgtaaatatatctTTACAAACCTACCACGCTGTTGTCATGCCAGTCGCAAATGGGGGCCGGTGTGTCTTGGTGGGGGCCCACCATGTAGTACGAGATCTGACATTGATGAGCGCCCATAGTGTCGTAATGCGTGTACTCTGAGGACATATAAAAGCACTCAAAACTGTCATaaagtataaatacatggaatatGAAGTAGAAATATACTATGCTTGGTTACCTGAGTCGTAGTAAGAGTGACTGGAATGCTGACGGATGACATCGATTGCATCCTGGAAGTTTTGGTTGATGTCGTTGTCCAAATAGTGCTACAACGTATCCATTCCATATGGTTATGATCATCATTTTATTCCGGATTAAATATGTTTACTTACCATTTTGTAGGAGTTTTTGGCCCTCATCGGAGGACGCTAAAATGGGAAAGGTGGAAAATATTTTCCGCTACCTGTTCGTTGGAATAAATAGTCGGAGGAAGCACAATTTAAATGTTCACGTCATAATGTAATACAGCCATGGTagacttctcttttttttggcgTGTGTGTTTATTGGTGGGCAAAGATAGCATAGATATGCTAATtggaagatttaaaaaaatcttttctgtgTTTGGAATCTGAGACTATAAATGAatcggattttttttgtgtgtttttttatttacatgttACGTTTTGGCACTGTTGCTTGCCCACAGAAAAAGCAAAGAACAGGTGGAAGGGAAATTACTACTAGTAATATTGACTTCataaaaatatagtataaatatTGTTAGGGTCAACTACGTCTCCAAATGATTGATCGATCTAAATCAGGGCTGGGCAATTTTTTGGGGCCGGGGGccacacattgactttaaaaatttgacagatgggtcagcacaagataggatacatataaaaaagtgcatccgttaacagtacatatgaaacataaacaggaaaaaaggtctaaagtattaacatactattcactcatcattaaagtcaaaagtataaagtaaagtaaagtataaagtacaaagtcaagtaaaaagtatgaagtacaaagtaaagtaaaaactataaagtacaaagtacaaagttaagtaaaacctataaagtaaagtaaaaacttCAAAGTTAAggcaaaagtacaaagtaaagtaaagtataaagtacaaagtcaagtaaaaagtataaagtacaaagtcaagtaaaaagtctcaattaaaaagtcaagtaaaaagtataaagtacaaagtcaagtaaaaagtctaaattaaaagtcaagtaaaaagtataaagtacaaagtatacaaAGTAAACTTCACTAATCACTGTGgcataaatattaaatctaaaaaatctaaaacctccatttcatttttttcctttattgtCCCATATTTAACCATCATATTAGCTTAATGTTTAACGCACAACACCGTGTCAATCAAACAACAGTGTTTGGGCTCTCTTCAAATAAACACTTTCTTTTCGAGAAGTCCATTTTAACTCCGGCGCCGCGTTTTAAATACCAACCGACCAATATCCCAAGTTCCCCTTTTAAATGCACGCTTGGACCTCATTGGTGaatatgactttttattttttcaaaagcttATTATGGGAAAGAGAGACGAAAACCGCAGGTGAGGTTGCCATGTACTTAGTTAGTGGTTATTGTACTCACTTACCATGACAATGACGtcttattgtgttt containing:
- the spic gene encoding transcription factor Spi-C isoform X1, translating into MRAKNSYKMHYLDNDINQNFQDAIDVIRQHSSHSYYDSEYTHYDTMGAHQCQISYYMVGPHQDTPAPICDWHDNSVQQMWSQVLPEMSSVQSEPVNFYSSQRLNVPPQRNRGRKKLRLYEYLHEALHDPDMGDTIQWSDSQSGTFHFVSKNKERLAKSWGERKGNRKTMTYQKMARALRNYGRTGEIVKVRRKLTYQFNPEVLHRLGLGRVSHGTPADPSTQNYCGPDWESWYGQCPPREYGHASFKANC
- the spic gene encoding transcription factor Spi-C isoform X2 — encoded protein: MRAKNSYKMHYLDNDINQNFQDAIDVIRQHSSHSYYDSEYTHYDTMGAHQCQISYYMVGPHQDTPAPICDWHDNSVQMWSQVLPEMSSVQSEPVNFYSSQRLNVPPQRNRGRKKLRLYEYLHEALHDPDMGDTIQWSDSQSGTFHFVSKNKERLAKSWGERKGNRKTMTYQKMARALRNYGRTGEIVKVRRKLTYQFNPEVLHRLGLGRVSHGTPADPSTQNYCGPDWESWYGQCPPREYGHASFKANC